One stretch of Jiangella gansuensis DSM 44835 DNA includes these proteins:
- a CDS encoding transketolase, whose product MTATELNHDLDLAELGQQLRVDAVRCSAASGSGHPTSSMSAADLMGTLFARYLRYDFDEPGNPGNDHLIFSKGHASPLLYALYKAAGAITDEELLTFRQEGSRLEGHPTPRLPWVDVATGSLGQGLPVGVGIALAGKHLDRLPYRVWVLCGDSELAEGSMWEAFEHAGHERLDNLVAVVDVNRLGQRGPTRHGWDTAAYARRIGAFGWHTIEIDGHDLAQIDRAYDEAIRAGRPTAVLARTVKGAGVAAVADQEGKHGKPLPSTDDAIAELGGVRDLRVRVAGPEHGSAPHRFGSASALERPAFEIGTQVAPRAAFGAALAALGTARPEVVGLDGEVADSTRMERFATEHPERFFQCYIAEQQLVAAAVGMQARGWIPYAATFAAFFTRAYDFIRMAAVSGADLRLVGSHAGVAIGQDGPSQMGLEDIAAFRAVHGSAVLYPCDANQTAALVAAISDYPGIGYLRTTRGDLPVIYGPDEEFTIAGSRVLRSSDADQVTLVGAGVTVHEALAAADELRGDGIAARVIDLYSVKPVDAVTLREAGQATGRIITVEDHWAEGGLGDAVLDVFAHGDAAPTILKLAVHGMPASASPAEQLRTAGIDRTAIAQAARTLLAAP is encoded by the coding sequence GTGACTGCTACAGAGCTGAACCATGACCTGGACCTCGCCGAACTCGGCCAGCAGCTGCGGGTCGATGCCGTCCGGTGTTCGGCCGCGTCCGGCTCGGGTCACCCGACGTCGTCCATGTCGGCCGCTGATCTGATGGGGACCCTGTTCGCCCGGTATCTGCGCTACGACTTCGACGAACCCGGCAACCCGGGCAACGACCACCTGATCTTCTCCAAGGGCCACGCATCGCCGTTGCTGTATGCGCTGTACAAGGCCGCCGGCGCCATCACGGACGAGGAGCTGCTGACGTTCCGGCAGGAAGGTAGCCGGCTCGAGGGACACCCGACGCCGCGGCTGCCGTGGGTCGACGTGGCCACCGGGTCGCTCGGCCAGGGCCTCCCGGTCGGCGTCGGGATCGCCCTGGCGGGCAAGCACCTGGATCGGCTGCCGTACCGGGTGTGGGTGCTGTGCGGGGACAGTGAACTGGCCGAGGGCTCCATGTGGGAGGCGTTCGAGCACGCCGGACACGAACGGCTGGACAACCTGGTCGCCGTCGTCGACGTCAACCGGCTGGGGCAGCGCGGTCCGACCCGGCACGGCTGGGACACCGCGGCGTATGCGCGCCGGATCGGTGCGTTCGGCTGGCACACCATCGAGATCGACGGACACGACCTCGCCCAGATCGACCGCGCCTACGACGAGGCCATACGCGCCGGCCGGCCGACCGCCGTGCTGGCCCGGACGGTCAAGGGTGCCGGCGTGGCCGCCGTCGCCGACCAGGAAGGCAAACACGGCAAGCCGCTGCCGAGCACCGACGATGCGATCGCGGAGCTCGGCGGCGTCCGTGACCTCAGGGTGCGGGTGGCCGGCCCGGAGCACGGGTCGGCGCCGCACCGGTTCGGCAGCGCCAGCGCACTGGAGCGGCCGGCGTTCGAGATCGGGACGCAGGTGGCCCCCCGGGCAGCGTTCGGCGCCGCCCTGGCCGCGTTGGGTACCGCGCGGCCGGAGGTGGTCGGCCTCGACGGCGAGGTGGCCGACTCCACCCGGATGGAACGCTTCGCGACGGAGCACCCGGAGCGGTTCTTCCAGTGCTACATCGCCGAGCAGCAGCTGGTGGCCGCCGCCGTCGGTATGCAGGCCCGCGGCTGGATCCCGTACGCCGCGACGTTCGCCGCGTTCTTCACCCGCGCCTACGACTTCATCCGGATGGCGGCGGTGAGTGGCGCGGATCTACGGCTGGTCGGGTCGCACGCCGGGGTCGCCATCGGACAGGACGGCCCGTCGCAGATGGGCCTGGAGGACATCGCCGCCTTCCGGGCGGTCCACGGCAGCGCGGTGCTCTACCCGTGCGACGCGAACCAGACGGCCGCGCTGGTGGCCGCGATCTCCGACTATCCCGGAATCGGTTACCTCCGCACGACGCGCGGCGACCTGCCGGTGATCTACGGTCCGGACGAGGAGTTCACCATCGCCGGCAGCCGGGTGCTGCGCTCGTCCGACGCTGACCAGGTCACCCTCGTCGGCGCGGGCGTGACCGTGCACGAGGCCCTGGCCGCGGCGGACGAGCTGCGGGGCGACGGCATCGCCGCCCGGGTCATCGACCTCTACTCGGTCAAGCCGGTCGACGCGGTGACGCTGCGGGAGGCCGGGCAGGCGACCGGCCGGATCATCACCGTCGAGGACCATTGGGCCGAGGGCGGGCTGGGCGACGCCGTCCTGGACGTCTTCGCTCACGGTGACGCGGCGCCGACGATCCTCAAACTCGCCGTCCACGGGATGCCGGCCTCGGCGTCGCCCGCCGAGCAGCTGCGCACCGCGGGCATCGACCGGACGGCCATCGCTCAGGCCGCCCGTACGCTGCTGGCCGCCCCGTAG
- a CDS encoding ABC transporter ATP-binding protein, producing the protein MISADDVSFAYGDTLVVDGAHVTAAPGRVVGLIGPNGSGKTTLLRTLYGALAPRAGLVTLDQTPVGELKPGELARRLAVVVQEGTGELPLTVSETVLLGRAPHLSTFQRHGREDYRIAAASLERVGARHLADRVFAGLSGGEKQRVLIARALAQQADHLLLDEPTNHLDIRYQHEVLQLVSRLDVTTVVVLHDLNLAARYCDELVLLDGGRVAAAGTPDAVLRAEVLEPVYRIGVQRVATDDGVQLLFRPLDARTPATRGAS; encoded by the coding sequence ATGATCAGCGCCGACGACGTCTCGTTCGCCTACGGCGACACGCTGGTGGTCGACGGCGCCCACGTCACCGCCGCGCCGGGCCGGGTGGTCGGTCTGATCGGCCCGAACGGCAGCGGCAAGACCACCCTGCTGCGTACCCTGTACGGCGCGCTGGCCCCGCGGGCCGGGCTGGTGACGCTGGACCAGACGCCGGTCGGCGAGCTGAAGCCGGGCGAGCTGGCCCGCCGGCTCGCTGTCGTCGTGCAGGAGGGCACCGGCGAGCTGCCGCTGACGGTGTCCGAGACGGTCCTGCTGGGCCGGGCACCGCACCTGTCGACGTTCCAGCGGCACGGCCGCGAGGACTACCGGATCGCCGCGGCGTCGCTGGAGCGGGTCGGTGCCCGGCATCTCGCGGACCGGGTCTTCGCCGGGTTGTCCGGAGGCGAGAAACAGCGGGTGCTCATCGCGCGGGCGCTCGCCCAGCAGGCCGATCACCTGCTGCTCGACGAGCCGACCAACCACCTCGACATCCGCTACCAGCACGAAGTGTTGCAGCTGGTCAGCCGGCTGGACGTCACCACCGTCGTGGTGCTGCACGACCTCAACCTCGCCGCCCGGTACTGCGACGAGCTGGTGCTGCTGGACGGCGGCCGGGTGGCCGCGGCCGGCACGCCCGACGCCGTCCTGCGCGCCGAGGTGCTGGAGCCGGTCTACCGGATCGGTGTGCAGCGCGTCGCCACCGACGACGGCGTTCAGTTGCTCTTCCGTCCCCTCGATGCCAGGACACCCGCTACCCGAGGAGCGTCATGA
- a CDS encoding RNA polymerase sigma factor — protein MAVEQRRLAGEDDLALARRAGLGDRQGFAVIAERHGPAMFRFARRVLFDDGDAEEAVQDALVAAWRNLADFRGDAALRTWLFRLTLNKAHNLRRRRRPEPRDLSVGQSVPAPDDPAHETIGHALVAALDEALATLPLNQRVAWLLREIDGLTYDEIAEVMHTSRDAVRGQLHRARRALAERLAPWR, from the coding sequence ATGGCCGTGGAACAGCGCCGCCTCGCCGGTGAGGACGACCTGGCGTTGGCCCGCCGCGCCGGTCTCGGCGACCGGCAGGGCTTCGCGGTCATCGCCGAGCGCCACGGCCCGGCGATGTTCCGGTTCGCCCGCCGGGTGCTGTTCGACGACGGCGACGCGGAGGAGGCCGTCCAGGACGCCTTGGTCGCGGCGTGGCGGAACCTCGCCGACTTCCGCGGCGACGCGGCCCTGCGGACCTGGCTGTTCCGGCTGACCCTCAACAAGGCCCACAATCTGCGCCGGCGCCGCCGCCCGGAGCCGCGCGACCTGAGCGTGGGCCAGTCGGTTCCCGCGCCGGACGATCCGGCCCATGAGACGATCGGTCACGCCTTGGTCGCGGCGCTGGACGAGGCGCTGGCCACGCTGCCGCTGAACCAGCGGGTGGCCTGGCTGTTGCGCGAGATCGACGGCCTCACCTACGACGAGATCGCCGAGGTCATGCACACATCACGGGATGCCGTCCGCGGTCAGCTGCATCGTGCCCGACGCGCACTCGCGGAAAGGTTGGCGCCATGGCGATGA
- a CDS encoding AGE family epimerase/isomerase, producing the protein MRTTARRELETVILPFWLERGIDSAHGGFHTCFDNRGRTLVSTDKYTWSQGRFVWLLARAARLADRGLLGADPHALVGHARAGADFLAKHAIRDDGTCHFVTTTDGAPSAGPNGETRSVYADCFVVMGLAELAATTGEGHWLELAEPILARADREISDGTAPTPPYDVPAGFVAFGPRMILLNTLLVHAEALERLGRLRAPDRDRLSAALETVLAHRLTDGTFVEMRPLDAGEDDTLVARHRVPGHALEGLWVALHTTMLLDRHDVVEDLLASVGPLCSSAWDETHGGLVRYADRDGASAPRGRDHGTPYEQLVLRTWDTKLWWVHTEAAYTTALAARRYGSETAAAWFERIWAYTIDTFPGRGDGTEWIQIRDRAGRPLDEVVALPVKDPFHIARNLMQLVELEAEP; encoded by the coding sequence ATGCGAACCACGGCGCGGCGTGAGCTCGAGACGGTCATCCTCCCGTTCTGGCTGGAGCGCGGAATCGACTCGGCGCACGGCGGATTCCACACCTGTTTCGACAACCGTGGCCGCACGCTCGTGTCGACGGACAAGTACACCTGGTCGCAGGGCCGCTTCGTCTGGCTGCTCGCCCGGGCCGCCCGGCTGGCCGACCGCGGCCTGCTCGGCGCCGACCCGCACGCTCTCGTCGGTCACGCTCGCGCGGGCGCGGACTTCCTCGCCAAGCACGCCATCCGCGACGACGGGACCTGCCATTTCGTCACCACCACCGACGGCGCCCCGTCGGCCGGGCCGAACGGGGAGACCCGCAGCGTCTACGCCGACTGCTTCGTGGTCATGGGCCTGGCCGAACTGGCCGCCACGACGGGCGAAGGGCACTGGCTGGAGCTCGCCGAGCCGATACTCGCGCGGGCCGATCGCGAGATCTCGGACGGCACTGCCCCGACGCCGCCGTACGACGTCCCGGCGGGCTTCGTGGCCTTCGGTCCCCGCATGATCCTCCTCAACACCCTCCTGGTGCACGCGGAGGCGCTCGAGCGGCTCGGCCGGCTGCGGGCGCCGGATCGTGACCGGCTCTCCGCGGCTCTCGAGACCGTCCTCGCCCACCGGCTCACCGACGGCACGTTCGTGGAGATGCGTCCGCTCGACGCCGGCGAGGACGACACCCTCGTGGCTCGGCACCGGGTGCCCGGACACGCGCTCGAGGGCCTGTGGGTGGCGCTGCACACGACCATGCTGCTCGACCGCCACGACGTCGTCGAGGACCTGCTGGCCAGTGTCGGCCCGCTCTGTTCTTCGGCCTGGGACGAGACGCACGGCGGGCTGGTCCGATACGCGGACCGCGACGGTGCGAGTGCGCCGCGCGGCCGGGACCACGGCACCCCGTACGAGCAGCTCGTGCTGCGTACTTGGGACACCAAGCTCTGGTGGGTGCACACCGAGGCCGCCTACACGACGGCACTGGCGGCCCGCCGATACGGCAGTGAGACCGCCGCCGCCTGGTTCGAACGCATCTGGGCCTACACGATCGACACCTTCCCGGGTCGCGGCGACGGCACCGAGTGGATCCAGATCCGGGACCGGGCGGGCCGGCCGCTCGACGAGGTCGTGGCGCTGCCGGTGAAGGACCCGTTCCACATCGCCCGCAACCTCATGCAGCTGGTCGAGCTGGAGGCCGAGCCGTGA
- a CDS encoding Asp23/Gls24 family envelope stress response protein produces MGESETRPFGGSNPATGGSNPGTEASGGPLVSEKGRTSIADSVVSKIAGISAREVAGVFDLGGGTARAVGALRERIPGSRTNLQQGVTVEVGERQTAIDVDIVAEYGVSIVDLSDGIRRNVVAAVERMTGLQVTEVNININDVHLEEEDDQEPAESRVE; encoded by the coding sequence ATGGGGGAATCGGAAACGAGGCCGTTCGGCGGCAGCAACCCGGCGACGGGCGGCAGCAACCCGGGGACGGAGGCGAGCGGCGGCCCGCTCGTCAGCGAAAAGGGACGCACGAGCATCGCCGACAGCGTGGTGTCGAAGATCGCCGGAATCTCCGCGCGCGAGGTCGCGGGCGTCTTCGACCTCGGCGGCGGCACGGCCCGCGCGGTGGGAGCACTGCGGGAGCGGATCCCAGGCTCCCGGACCAACCTGCAGCAGGGTGTGACGGTCGAGGTCGGCGAGCGGCAGACCGCGATCGACGTCGACATCGTGGCCGAGTACGGCGTCTCCATCGTCGACCTGTCCGACGGTATCCGCCGCAACGTCGTCGCCGCGGTCGAGCGGATGACAGGGCTCCAGGTGACCGAGGTGAACATCAACATCAACGACGTGCACCTCGAGGAGGAGGACGACCAGGAGCCGGCGGAGAGCCGGGTCGAATGA
- a CDS encoding class I SAM-dependent methyltransferase codes for MTDTTHRPAPVAAQANINRYWSERADSYDAHHLKQIGNADIRAGWIDVWQRALPAPPARVLDVGTGTGHVSVLLAELGYDVVGTDLADGMLDKAREKAAALPNPPELRLGDAVAPEFPPASFDVVTNRYLLWTLRTPEVALRNWRALLRPGGLLAAVDSTWFPTGIHAPVSGDSATPLERQPGLGDLYDRDVLSLLPLAEATSIDESAAAVRAAGFTDVVVTPLTRILDLDRRYGVAEGHEVQLQFLITGRAV; via the coding sequence ATGACCGACACCACGCACCGGCCCGCCCCCGTGGCCGCCCAGGCCAACATCAACCGGTACTGGAGCGAGCGCGCCGACTCCTACGACGCGCATCACCTGAAGCAGATCGGCAACGCCGACATCCGGGCCGGCTGGATCGACGTCTGGCAGCGCGCCCTGCCCGCGCCGCCGGCCCGCGTGCTGGACGTCGGGACCGGCACCGGCCACGTCTCGGTGCTCCTGGCCGAGCTCGGCTACGACGTCGTCGGCACCGACCTGGCCGACGGCATGCTGGACAAGGCGCGGGAGAAGGCGGCGGCGCTGCCGAACCCGCCCGAACTGCGGCTCGGCGACGCGGTCGCGCCCGAGTTCCCGCCCGCCAGCTTCGACGTCGTCACCAACCGGTACCTGCTGTGGACACTGCGCACGCCAGAGGTGGCACTGCGCAACTGGCGTGCGCTGCTCCGGCCGGGCGGCCTGCTCGCCGCCGTCGACAGCACCTGGTTCCCCACCGGCATTCACGCGCCGGTCTCCGGCGATTCCGCCACCCCGCTCGAGCGGCAGCCCGGCCTGGGCGACCTGTACGACCGCGATGTGCTGTCGCTGCTGCCGTTGGCCGAGGCGACCAGCATCGACGAGTCCGCGGCCGCGGTCCGTGCGGCCGGCTTCACCGACGTGGTGGTCACGCCGCTGACCCGGATCCTCGACCTCGACCGGCGCTACGGCGTGGCCGAGGGACACGAGGTGCAGCTGCAGTTCCTGATCACGGGCCGGGCCGTGTGA
- a CDS encoding LacI family DNA-binding transcriptional regulator, with translation MAGDRPKRVTIYSIARECGVSASTVSRAFTRPEIVNDDVREKIHAVARRLGYQPNKAARGLATGRAGMIGLLVPDITNPFFPPLVRSIQQAASVADWSVLLVDADEVAAEETELVEQVRSQVDGLIVASPRSTDADLETTLGDIPTVVINRVVPGRPSVVCDNTTALTAAGQHLRELGHRRFALLKGPEASWAARQRSEAIRQWAADAEVDLVESGDFAASYDGGREASRAFLDSDATAAFAFDDLMACGVLAGLVEAGSSVPDDRSLVGCDDVLLARTVTPSLTTVTAPVGALGAAAIDLLREAIGGEPARELRLDGTLTLRASTGTVPVGAVRA, from the coding sequence GTGGCAGGAGATCGGCCGAAGCGGGTGACGATCTATTCGATCGCCCGGGAATGCGGCGTGTCGGCGTCGACCGTGTCGCGGGCGTTCACTCGCCCGGAGATCGTCAACGACGACGTGCGCGAGAAGATCCACGCCGTGGCCAGGCGTCTGGGGTACCAGCCGAACAAGGCGGCCCGGGGGCTCGCCACCGGCCGGGCCGGCATGATCGGCCTGCTCGTGCCGGACATCACGAACCCGTTCTTCCCCCCGCTCGTCCGGTCCATCCAGCAGGCGGCCTCGGTGGCCGACTGGTCGGTGCTGCTGGTCGACGCCGACGAGGTCGCCGCGGAGGAGACGGAACTCGTCGAGCAGGTCAGGAGCCAGGTCGACGGGTTGATCGTCGCCTCGCCGCGTTCGACGGACGCTGACCTGGAGACGACGCTCGGGGACATCCCGACCGTGGTCATCAACCGGGTCGTCCCCGGCCGGCCGAGCGTCGTCTGCGACAACACGACGGCGCTGACCGCCGCCGGGCAGCACCTGCGAGAACTCGGTCATCGGCGGTTCGCGCTGCTGAAGGGGCCGGAGGCGTCGTGGGCGGCTCGGCAGCGATCCGAGGCGATCCGTCAGTGGGCCGCCGACGCCGAGGTCGACCTCGTCGAGTCGGGCGACTTCGCCGCGTCGTACGACGGCGGACGCGAGGCGTCGCGCGCGTTCCTGGACAGCGACGCCACCGCGGCGTTCGCGTTCGACGACCTCATGGCCTGCGGCGTCCTCGCCGGGCTGGTCGAGGCCGGCAGCTCCGTGCCGGACGACCGCAGCCTGGTCGGGTGCGACGACGTCCTCCTGGCCCGAACGGTCACGCCCAGCCTCACCACGGTCACCGCGCCGGTCGGTGCTCTCGGCGCGGCAGCCATCGACCTGCTGCGCGAGGCCATCGGTGGCGAGCCCGCACGCGAGCTGCGCCTCGACGGCACGCTGACATTGCGCGCATCGACGGGCACGGTCCCGGTGGGCGCCGTCCGGGCGTGA
- a CDS encoding MFS transporter: MTLTAARRAGTREWVGLGLLALPTVLLGLDVTVLYLVLPSMAADLDPTATQTLWIMDAYGFFIAGLLIAMGALGDRIGRRRLLTIGVAAFAMVSVIAAYAPSAELLILARALLGVAGATLMPSTLSLISTMFRDVRQRAAAIGVWATMFALGMAAGPVVGGALVDRFWWGAAFLLAVPVAVLVLAGARVLLPEYSAPGAGRLDLISVALSLGAILPVIYAVKHAADDGFGPRTLLLVVAGGIAGGAFVRRQRRLAAPLLDVTLFADRAFSAALAVLLIGLVGVGGTMYLVTQYLQLVEGLSPAAAGLWMGPPALAMFAAAIGAPIVARRVRPATVMAATLAMSVAGYSLLATAGVGDPVPVVAGFALVYLGLGAIAALGTDIVVGAAPATRSGSAAAMSETVQELGVAVGVALLGSLATAVYRSHVPMPAGTPSDAAERIVDGLPGALAVAGEVPPSAIQAAREAFTTGINVASLVAGAGIAAVTVICALTLRHVRPLGEDPP; this comes from the coding sequence ATGACCCTGACCGCAGCACGTCGTGCCGGAACCCGGGAATGGGTGGGCCTGGGCCTGCTGGCCCTACCCACCGTTCTGCTGGGCCTCGACGTCACGGTGCTGTACCTGGTGCTGCCCAGCATGGCGGCCGATCTCGACCCGACGGCGACCCAGACGTTGTGGATCATGGACGCGTACGGCTTCTTCATCGCCGGACTGCTGATCGCGATGGGGGCCCTGGGCGACCGGATCGGCCGCCGCCGGCTGCTGACGATCGGGGTCGCGGCGTTCGCGATGGTCTCGGTGATCGCGGCCTACGCGCCCAGCGCCGAGCTCCTGATCCTGGCTCGCGCGCTGCTGGGTGTCGCGGGCGCCACGCTCATGCCGTCGACGCTGTCGCTGATCTCCACCATGTTCCGGGACGTGCGGCAGCGCGCGGCGGCCATCGGCGTGTGGGCCACGATGTTCGCCCTGGGGATGGCGGCCGGGCCGGTGGTCGGCGGCGCGCTGGTGGACCGGTTCTGGTGGGGAGCGGCGTTCCTGCTGGCCGTGCCGGTCGCCGTTCTGGTGCTGGCCGGTGCGCGGGTGTTGCTGCCGGAGTACTCCGCGCCCGGGGCCGGGCGGCTCGACCTCATCAGCGTCGCCCTGTCGCTGGGTGCGATCCTTCCGGTGATCTACGCCGTCAAGCACGCGGCCGACGACGGCTTCGGCCCGCGGACGCTGCTCCTGGTGGTGGCCGGCGGGATCGCCGGGGGCGCGTTCGTGCGCCGGCAGCGGCGGCTCGCCGCACCGCTGCTGGACGTGACCCTGTTCGCCGACCGTGCGTTTTCAGCCGCCTTGGCGGTTCTCCTGATCGGACTGGTAGGCGTCGGCGGCACGATGTACCTGGTCACCCAGTACCTGCAACTGGTCGAAGGACTCTCGCCGGCGGCGGCCGGGCTGTGGATGGGACCGCCGGCCCTGGCCATGTTCGCCGCGGCGATCGGCGCCCCGATCGTCGCCCGCCGAGTCCGGCCCGCCACCGTCATGGCCGCCACCCTGGCGATGTCCGTGGCCGGATACTCGCTGCTGGCCACCGCCGGCGTCGGCGACCCGGTACCGGTCGTGGCCGGGTTCGCCCTGGTCTATCTGGGCCTGGGCGCCATCGCCGCGCTGGGGACGGACATCGTCGTCGGGGCCGCTCCGGCGACGCGGTCCGGCTCGGCGGCCGCGATGTCCGAAACCGTCCAGGAGCTCGGCGTCGCCGTCGGTGTCGCGCTGCTCGGCAGTCTCGCCACCGCGGTGTACCGCAGCCACGTACCCATGCCCGCCGGGACGCCGTCCGACGCGGCCGAGCGGATCGTTGACGGCCTCCCCGGTGCGCTCGCCGTGGCCGGCGAGGTCCCGCCGAGCGCGATCCAGGCGGCACGTGAGGCCTTCACCACCGGCATCAACGTCGCCTCGCTCGTCGCCGGTGCCGGCATCGCCGCCGTCACCGTCATCTGCGCGCTCACCCTCCGGCATGTCCGCCCCCTCGGCGAAGACCCGCCGTGA
- a CDS encoding alkaline shock response membrane anchor protein AmaP: MTTVADGTGLPARPADTDDAAGRGQLTIHPRVVERIAERAAVDATGLREHASRWSLIGGGGRLPKASATVVGRHTRVAVTAAAAADRTVAEAAAGVRDGVTRTVHDLTGLEVDEVDVHLAALSGEPPPGLDPLPAAAAPRRGGAARRAGILLAFVLVALGALALYEGIVAFGAVDGPEPARDLLNRLDGAEPQTWLIPAGVVVALIGLWLVVAAVRPRPRRSLPVTADTGVYLSRRAVESLAEDTASRHPGVVKASARARRSKVVVRITTDGEPATPGEVRAALGERLDRLADRPAIRVRARREGGAS; encoded by the coding sequence ATGACGACGGTCGCGGACGGGACGGGCCTGCCGGCTCGGCCCGCCGACACGGACGACGCGGCCGGACGGGGCCAGCTGACCATCCACCCCCGGGTGGTCGAACGGATCGCCGAACGTGCCGCCGTCGACGCCACCGGCCTGCGGGAGCACGCGTCGCGCTGGTCCCTGATCGGCGGCGGCGGACGGTTGCCGAAGGCATCGGCCACAGTTGTCGGCCGGCACACCCGGGTGGCCGTGACGGCGGCGGCCGCGGCGGACCGGACAGTGGCGGAGGCAGCCGCCGGCGTGCGCGACGGGGTCACCCGCACAGTTCACGACCTGACCGGCCTGGAGGTCGACGAGGTCGACGTGCACCTGGCGGCCCTGAGCGGAGAGCCACCGCCGGGCCTGGATCCGCTGCCCGCGGCCGCCGCACCACGACGAGGCGGTGCGGCGCGCCGGGCCGGGATCCTGCTCGCGTTCGTGCTGGTCGCGCTCGGCGCCCTTGCACTGTACGAAGGTATCGTCGCCTTCGGCGCGGTGGACGGACCAGAACCGGCACGAGACCTGCTGAACCGGCTGGACGGCGCCGAACCGCAGACGTGGCTGATCCCCGCCGGCGTGGTGGTGGCACTGATCGGGCTGTGGCTCGTGGTGGCGGCGGTACGGCCGCGGCCGCGCCGATCGCTGCCGGTGACCGCCGACACCGGCGTGTACCTGTCCCGGCGCGCCGTCGAGAGCCTCGCCGAGGACACCGCGTCCCGGCATCCCGGCGTCGTGAAGGCGTCCGCGCGGGCGAGGCGCTCGAAGGTGGTCGTACGCATCACCACCGACGGTGAGCCCGCAACGCCCGGCGAGGTGCGCGCCGCACTCGGCGAGCGGCTCGACCGGCTTGCCGACCGGCCGGCCATCCGGGTCCGGGCCCGCCGTGAGGGGGGCGCGTCGTGA
- a CDS encoding dienelactone hydrolase family protein codes for MTARPVTVAVPDGGAIEGDLTVPENAHGAVLFAHGSGSSRHSPRNRSVARALQRRGLATLLTDLLTEDEERADLATGEYRFDIGLLAGRLELASRWLAGEPSTAVLPLGYFGASTGAAAALVAAAGSGVRVSAVVSRGGRPDLAGDALRSVEAPTLLIVGGEDEPVIGLNQEAFQRMHCVRELEIVPGATHLFEEPGALDDAARLAGDWFTAHLGAGDHRQDRDDR; via the coding sequence ATGACCGCGCGGCCGGTCACCGTCGCCGTCCCGGACGGCGGCGCGATCGAGGGCGACCTCACCGTGCCTGAGAACGCCCACGGGGCCGTGCTCTTCGCCCACGGCAGCGGCAGCAGCCGGCACAGTCCGCGCAACCGTTCGGTCGCTCGCGCCCTCCAGCGCCGCGGGCTGGCGACGCTGCTCACGGACCTGCTCACGGAGGACGAGGAGCGAGCGGACCTCGCGACCGGCGAGTACCGGTTTGACATCGGACTGCTGGCGGGGCGCCTGGAACTGGCGAGCCGATGGCTGGCCGGCGAACCCTCGACGGCTGTTCTACCGCTCGGCTACTTCGGCGCCAGTACCGGCGCCGCTGCGGCCCTGGTCGCCGCGGCAGGCTCCGGCGTCCGTGTGAGCGCCGTCGTCTCCCGCGGCGGGCGTCCCGACCTGGCCGGTGACGCACTCCGCAGCGTCGAGGCCCCGACCCTGCTCATCGTCGGCGGCGAGGACGAGCCGGTGATCGGCCTCAACCAGGAGGCCTTCCAGCGGATGCACTGCGTGCGCGAACTGGAGATCGTGCCGGGCGCCACGCACCTGTTCGAGGAACCCGGCGCACTCGATGACGCCGCCAGACTGGCCGGCGACTGGTTCACCGCGCACCTCGGGGCGGGCGACCACCGCCAGGACCGCGACGACAGGTGA